Proteins encoded within one genomic window of Paramisgurnus dabryanus chromosome 11, PD_genome_1.1, whole genome shotgun sequence:
- the LOC135730097 gene encoding uncharacterized protein: MDYVRQENVPEIRSRVKLEMEQEAQKEKRARLSTTGDEHQSAAAEAEPSTSTVKKKDKQSLGSFLKGITVPHASSLQLEDSLEAELNGYLMTPAIDGEQDPLAWWKVHRVNFPRLSKLARKYLCIPATSSPSERLFSTSGNVVTCERSCLKPAKVDMLVFLAKNL; encoded by the exons ATGGACTACGTGAGACAAGAGAATGTTCCAGAAATCAGATCAAGAGTGAAGTTAGAAATGGAACAGGAAGCACAAAAG GAAAAAAGGGCTCGTCTCAGCACAACAGGTGACGAGCATCAAAGTGCTGCTGCTGAGGCAGAACCATCAACATCCACAGTGAAGAAGAAGGACAAGCAGTCACTGGGCAGCTTTCTCAAGGGCATCACTGTGCCCCATGCTTCCTCTCTGCAGTTGGAGGACTCCTTGGAGGCTGAACTAAACGGCTACCTCATGACTCCTGCTATTGATGGAGAGCAAGATCCTTTGGCTTGGTGGAAGGTACATAGGGTTAACTTTCCAAGGCTGAGCAAACTGGCTCGCAAATACCTATGTATACCTGCCACAAGTTCTCCATCGGAGAGACTCTTTAGCACTAGTGGAAACGTTGTGACATGTGAGCGCTCATGTCTGAAACCGGCAAAGGTAGACATGTTAGTGTTTTTGGCCAAAAATTTGTAA